A portion of the Glycine max cultivar Williams 82 chromosome 10, Glycine_max_v4.0, whole genome shotgun sequence genome contains these proteins:
- the LOC100810853 gene encoding probable pectinesterase/pectinesterase inhibitor 21, with the protein MGEDGQSKRRIAIIGVSTIFLVAMVVAVAVGVNYFNLNGGSNDDAHDDKSQIASSVKAVKTLCKPTDYQKECEKSLRAEAGNTTDPRELIKIAFKITIKKMGNGLKKTDFMHEVENDPRSKMALETCKQLMNLSIDEFKRSLERMGKFDLNNLDNILNSLRVWLSGAITYQETCLDGFKNTTNKAGNKMKNLLKSTMHMSSNALAIISELADTVVKVNVTTKDIGHRQLVEDSGDEHVFGQHKVIPSWVEDEEDGVGVGVRRLLHESAYKIKPNVVVAKDGSGKYKSINQALKKVPEKNQKPFVIYIKEGVYHEYVEVAKKMTHVVFVGDGSKKTRITGNKNFVDGLNTYRTASVAVEGDYFVAVNIGFENSAGPEKHQAVAIRVQADKSIFYKCSMDGYQDTLYAHAMRQFYRDCTISGTVDFVFGDAVAVFQNCTFVVRKALENQQCIVTAQGRKERHQPSGTVIQGSSIVSNHTENLDNKAYLARPWKNHSRTIFMNTYIEALIQPEGYMPWQGQNGLSGMDNCFYAEYNNTGPGSNKSKRVKWRGIITLTSESVSRYSPYKFFHGDDWIKVTRIPYYSAVTAPKH; encoded by the exons atgggGGAAGATGGACAAAGTAAGAGGAGAATCGCCATCATTGGGGTCTCTACCATCTTTCTAGTGGCTATGGTCGTGGCGGTCGCAGTTGGTGTCAATTACTTCAATTTGAACGGTGGTTCCAACGATGATGCACACGATGACAAGTCCCAAATTGCTTCCTCTGTGAAAGCGGTGAAAACCCTTTGCAAACCCACGGATTACCAGAAAGAATGCGAGAAAAGCTTGCGTGCAGAAGCTGGAAACACCACGGACCCAAGAGAACTCATCAAAATTGCCTTCAAAATAACCATTAAGAAAATGGGAAACGGGCTCAAGAAAACGGATTTCATGCACGAGGTTGAGAATGACCCTAGATCCAAGATGGCACTCGAAACATGCAAGCAACTCATGAATCTTTCCATTGATGAATTCAAGAGGTCGCTTGAGAGAATGGGAAAGTTTGATCTCAACAACCTCGACAACATCCTCAATAGTTTAAGGGTGTGGCTTAGCGGTGCAATCACGTACCAAGAGACATGCTTGGATGGCTTCAAGAACACCACCAACAAAGCAgggaataagatgaagaacttGTTAAAGAGTACCATGCACATGAGTAGCAATGCCCTTGCAATCATATCAGAACTTGCAGACACTGTTGTGAAAGTGAATGTGACGACCAAAGATATTGGGCATCGCCAGCTTGTTGAGGATTCTGGGGACGAACATGTTTTTGGTCAACACAAGGTTATACCCTCGTGGGTTGAGGATGAGGAGGatggtgttggtgttggtgttcGTAGGTTACTTCATGAAAGTGCTTACAAAATCAAGCCTAATGTGGTTGTGGCCAAAGATGGTAGTGGAAAGTACAAGAGCATCAACCAGGCATTGAAGAAGGTGCCTGAGAAGAACCAAAAGCCATTCGTGATTTACATTAAAGAGGGTGTTTACCATGAGTATGTTGAAGTTGCTAAGAAAATGACCCATGTGGTGTTTGTGGGTGATGGTAGCAAAAAGACACGAATCACCGGCAACAAAAACTTCGTAGATGGACTTAATACTTACAGAACTGCCTCTGTTG CTGTTGAAGGAGATTATTTTGTAGCCGTGAATATAGGGTTTGAGAACTCTGCTGGCCCCGAAAAGCATCAAGCAGTAGCCATAAGGGTCCAAGCAGACAAATCCATTTTCTATAAATGCTCAATGGATGGGTACCAAGACACACTGTATGCTCATGCCATGCGTCAATTCTATCGTGATTGCACAATTTCAGGCACCGTAGACTTCGTCTTTGGTGATGCAGTGGCTGTTTTCCAGAACTGCACTTTCGTGGTCAGAAAAGCATTAGAAAACCAGCAATGCATTGTGACAGCACAAGGCAGAAAAGAGAGACACCAACCATCAGGAACAGTGATCCAAGGGAGCTCCATTGTGTCAAATCACACAGAGAATCTTGATAACAAGGCTTACCTAGCGCGTCCATGGAAGAATCACTCAAGGACCATCTTCATGAACACTTACATTGAGGCTTTGATTCAACCAGAAGGGTATATGCCATGGCAAGGACAAAATGGTCTTTCGGGTATGGATAATTGTTTCTATGCCGAGTACAATAACACTGGTCCTGGCTCAAATAAATCCAAGCGTGTAAAATGGCGAGGGATCATTACCCTCACTTCAGAATCCGTAAGCCGTTACTCTCCATACAAATTTTTTCATGGAGATGATTGGATCAAAGTTACTAGGATTCCTTACTATTCTGCTGTCACGGCCCCAAAACactaa
- the LOC100500164 gene encoding 60S ribosomal protein L18-2-like produces MGIDLKAGGKSKKTKRTAPKSNDIYLKLLVKLYRFLVRRTGSKFNAVILKRLFMSKVNKPPLSLSRLIKYTKGKEDKIAVVVGNITDDIRVYEVPALKVTALRFTETARARIEKAGGECLTFDQLALRAPLGQNTVLLRGPKNAREAVKHFGPAPGVPHSHTKPYVRAKGRKFERARGRRNSRGFRV; encoded by the exons ATG GGGATCGATCTCAAGGCCGGAGGTAAAAgcaaaaaaaccaaaagaacAGCACCCAAGTCCAATGATATCTATCTTAAGCTCTTGGTCAAG CTTTATCGCTTCCTTGTTCGGAGAACTGGCAGCAAATTCAATGCCGTTATACTCAAGAGATTGTTCATGAGCAAGGTTAACAAGCCCCCATTGTCTTTGTCAAGGTTGATTAAGTATACCAAGGGGAAG GAAGATAAGATTGCTGTGGTGGTGGGCAATATAACCGATGATATTCGTGTTTATGAAGTTCCAGCCTTAAAGGTCACAGCACTCAGGTTTACAGAGACTGCTCGGGCAAGAATTGAGAAGGCAGGTGGTGAATGCTTGACGTTTGATCAGTTGGCTCTCAGGGCTCCTCTGGGACAGAACACG GTCCTTCTTAGAGGCCCAAAGAATGCTCGTGAAGCTGTGAAGCACTTTGGTCCTGCTCCTGGTGTGCCTCACAGCCACACCAAGCCTTATGTTCGAGCAAAGGGAAGGAAGTTTGAGAGGGCTAGAGGAAGGAGGAACAGCAGAGGATTTAGGGTTTGA
- the LOC100795095 gene encoding uncharacterized protein isoform X1 — protein MDWKQYRLVPKNKNMDYGFLLLLLFFHIFLPHSSGKPSGVCVSQGGRFPPFKSEGSTPKKGPKDLTLCRIFRKKTCCDVTHTHPALLSVRKLASTGEASQECLHLWELLECSICDPRVGTQPGPPLICASLCERIYEACSNAYFSMDVKTQILAPCGVNDFVCGRAAEWVSNGTDLCLAAGFRVKPSESDIVHIASEETSCYGDKASLGSVADSWKASQFELTRKGESLRMLDDFQQWVREMPFGEKVSWAIGGMVLTAGLVFISKRKSHNQRQKLAAIKRTARKLEGRMMEQWPSNAQENRRRVSR, from the exons ATGGATTGGAAGCAGTACCGGCTCGTACCCAAGAACAAGAACATGGATTATGGCTTCCTGCTTTTgctcctcttcttccatatcttCCTTCCTCACTCCTCTG GTAAACCCAGTGGAGTGTGTGTTTCTCAAGGAGGTCGTTTTCCTCCCTTCAAATCAGAGGGTAGCACTCCCAAAAAGGGTCCTAAAGATTTGACTCTTTGCCGGATCTTTCGCAAAAAGACTTGCTGCGATGTAACCCATACACATCCTGCACTTCTGTCTGTAAGGAAGCTTGCTTCTACTGGGGAAGCTAGCCAAGAGTGCTTGCACTTATGGGAACTGTTGGAATGTTCCATATGCGATCCACGTGTTGGTACTCAGCCTGGACCTCCTCTTATTTGTGCATCTTTATGCGAGAGAATTTATGAGGCATGCTCAAATGCATACTTCTCTATGGATGTGAAAACACAG ATTCTAGCACCTTGTGGAGTAAATGACTTTGTATGTGGTAGGGCTGCTGAATGGGTCTCCAATGGTACAGATCTTTGTCTTGCTGCAGGTTTTCGAGTGAAACCATCCGAATCCGATATTGTACATATTGCCTCAGAAGAAACTTCTTGCTATGGTGATAAAGCAAGTCTAGGTTCTGTTGCCGATTCATGGAAGGCTTCACAATTTGAGTTGACTCGGAAAGGTGAGAGCTTGAGGATGTTGGATGATTTCCAGCAATGGGTGAGGGAAATGCCATTTGGTGAAAAAGTTTCTTGGGCTATAGGAGGGATGGTTCTAACAGCAGGCTTGGTGTTTATAAG CAAAAGGAAAAGCCATAACCAACGCCAGAAACTAGCAGCTATAAAGCGAACCGCAAGGAAGCTTGAAGGCAGGATGATGGAACAATGGCCTTCTAATGCTCAAGAAAATAGGAGAAGAGTTTCTAGATAA
- the LOC100795095 gene encoding uncharacterized protein LOC100795095 precursor: MDWKQYRLVPKNKNMDYGFLLLLLFFHIFLPHSSGKPSGVCVSQGGRFPPFKSEGSTPKKGPKDLTLCRIFRKKTCCDVTHTHPALLSVRKLASTGEASQECLHLWELLECSICDPRVGTQPGPPLICASLCERIYEACSNAYFSMDVKTQILAPCGVNDFVCGRAAEWVSNGTDLCLAAGFRVKPSESDIVHIASEETSCYGDKASLGSVADSWKASQFELTRKGESLRMLDDFQQWVREMPFGEKVSWAIGGMVLTAGLVFIRPIIIVGMMLIFYLYMLLM, from the exons ATGGATTGGAAGCAGTACCGGCTCGTACCCAAGAACAAGAACATGGATTATGGCTTCCTGCTTTTgctcctcttcttccatatcttCCTTCCTCACTCCTCTG GTAAACCCAGTGGAGTGTGTGTTTCTCAAGGAGGTCGTTTTCCTCCCTTCAAATCAGAGGGTAGCACTCCCAAAAAGGGTCCTAAAGATTTGACTCTTTGCCGGATCTTTCGCAAAAAGACTTGCTGCGATGTAACCCATACACATCCTGCACTTCTGTCTGTAAGGAAGCTTGCTTCTACTGGGGAAGCTAGCCAAGAGTGCTTGCACTTATGGGAACTGTTGGAATGTTCCATATGCGATCCACGTGTTGGTACTCAGCCTGGACCTCCTCTTATTTGTGCATCTTTATGCGAGAGAATTTATGAGGCATGCTCAAATGCATACTTCTCTATGGATGTGAAAACACAG ATTCTAGCACCTTGTGGAGTAAATGACTTTGTATGTGGTAGGGCTGCTGAATGGGTCTCCAATGGTACAGATCTTTGTCTTGCTGCAGGTTTTCGAGTGAAACCATCCGAATCCGATATTGTACATATTGCCTCAGAAGAAACTTCTTGCTATGGTGATAAAGCAAGTCTAGGTTCTGTTGCCGATTCATGGAAGGCTTCACAATTTGAGTTGACTCGGAAAGGTGAGAGCTTGAGGATGTTGGATGATTTCCAGCAATGGGTGAGGGAAATGCCATTTGGTGAAAAAGTTTCTTGGGCTATAGGAGGGATGGTTCTAACAGCAGGCTTGGTGTTTATAAG GCCTATAATTATTGTTGGAATGATGCTTATCTTCTATTTATATATGCTACTCATGTAG
- the LOC100306373 gene encoding dormancy-associated protein homolog 3-like isoform X1, with amino-acid sequence MGLLDHLWDDTVAGPRPENGLGKLRKHHTFAFRSASGKESDSGSVKSYGEDLPEDAVRVTRSIMIVKPPGGNQSPSGSAPASPAGSTPPVSPFSGKELESPSVFGEGRHQMRTRRQARTDQALLLLSMCDK; translated from the exons ATGGGCCTCCTCGATCACTTGTGGGATGACACCGTCGCCGGTCCTCGCCCGGAGAACGGCCTTGGCAAGCTCCGAAAGCACCACACCTTCGCTTTCCGATCTGCCTCCGGCAAGG AATCAGACAGCGGAAGCGTGAAATCGTACGGTGAAGATTTGCCGGAGGATGCGGTGAGAGTGACGCGAAGTATCATGATCGTGAAACCACCTGGTGGTAACCAGAGTCCGAGCGGATCCGCTCCGGCTTCCCCCGCCGGTTCTACTCCTCCGGTGTCTCCTTTTTCGGGTAAG GAGCTAGAGAGTCCTTCCGTTTTCGGAGAAGGTCGACATCAGATGCGTACGAGAAGACAGGCCAGAACAGACCAAGCTCTTCTTCTCCTTTCGATGTGTGACAAATGA
- the LOC100306373 gene encoding Dormancy-associated protein homolog 3-like, with protein MGLLDHLWDDTVAGPRPENGLGKLRKHHTFAFRSASGKESDSGSVKSYGEDLPEDAVRVTRSIMIVKPPGGNQSPSGSAPASPAGSTPPVSPFSGARESFRFRRRSTSDAYEKTGQNRPSSSSPFDV; from the exons ATGGGCCTCCTCGATCACTTGTGGGATGACACCGTCGCCGGTCCTCGCCCGGAGAACGGCCTTGGCAAGCTCCGAAAGCACCACACCTTCGCTTTCCGATCTGCCTCCGGCAAGG AATCAGACAGCGGAAGCGTGAAATCGTACGGTGAAGATTTGCCGGAGGATGCGGTGAGAGTGACGCGAAGTATCATGATCGTGAAACCACCTGGTGGTAACCAGAGTCCGAGCGGATCCGCTCCGGCTTCCCCCGCCGGTTCTACTCCTCCGGTGTCTCCTTTTTCGG GAGCTAGAGAGTCCTTCCGTTTTCGGAGAAGGTCGACATCAGATGCGTACGAGAAGACAGGCCAGAACAGACCAAGCTCTTCTTCTCCTTTCGATGTGTGA
- the LOC100499952 gene encoding 60S ribosomal protein L22-2, producing MSRGSATAAKGKKKGATFTIDCAKPVEDKIMDIASLEKFLQERIKVGGKAGALGDSITVVREKTKIIVTSDSNFSKRYLKYLTKKYLKKHNVRDWLRVIASNKDRSIYELRYFNIAENEGEEED from the exons atgagtcgAGGAAGTGCAACTGCTGCGAAGGGCAAGAAGAAGGGTGCGACATTCACCATTGATTGCGCGAAGCCGGTGGAGGACAAGATCATGGACATTGCGTCTCTCGAGAAGTTCCTTCAAGAGAGGATTAAGGTTGGTGGCAAGGCCGGTGCTCTCGGCGACTCCATCACCGTCGTACGTGAGAAGACCAAAATCATTGTTACTTCCGACAGCAACTTCTCCAAACG GTACCTCAAGTACTTGACTAAGAAGTACCTGAAGAAGCACAATGTGCGGGACTGGCTCAGAGTGATTGCTTCTAACAAAGATAGAAGCATTTATGAATTGAGGTACTTCAACATTGCTGAGAATGAAGGAGAGGAAGAAGATTAA